One genomic segment of Amycolatopsis sp. WQ 127309 includes these proteins:
- a CDS encoding UDP-N-acetylmuramoyl-L-alanyl-D-glutamate--2,6-diaminopimelate ligase — translation MKAVPAPPRPARIVPVPLATLLARADARLIAGSPDAADLTVTGTTLRAQHVLPGDLFAALPGARAHGADFSDQAVAAGAVAVLTDAAGAERPALRDAGVPILVHADPRAALGEIAAWIYGEPSLRLSVLGVTGTSGKTTTSYLVDAGLEAAGLTTGMIGTVETRIAGERLVSGFTTPEAPDLQALLAVMLERGVTHVAMEVSSHALALGRANGTRFTVGAFTNLSQDHLDFHKDMQEYFAAKALLFDGRSTTEVVVVDSAWGQALLTPQTVTVTTDPGTDAAWKATDLEATPHGEQTFTLHGPDGVSAPARIPLPGEFNVANAVLAAAILSTAGVGLEHIVAGLARVQVPGRMERVHVGQEFTAVVDYAHKPAAVAQGLDALRARTDGRIITVLGCGGDRDTAKRPMMGEAAARRSDILIVTDDNPRSEDPAAIRAAMLAGARGVGPAEGGEIAEIGDRREAIARAVALAGPGDIVFLAGKGHETGQEAGGVVHPFSDRDELAAAIRNKLEVSV, via the coding sequence GTGAAAGCGGTCCCCGCACCGCCGCGCCCGGCGCGCATCGTCCCGGTCCCGCTGGCGACGCTGCTCGCCAGGGCGGACGCCCGCCTGATCGCCGGCTCGCCCGACGCCGCCGACCTCACCGTCACCGGCACCACGCTGCGGGCCCAGCACGTGCTGCCCGGCGACCTGTTCGCCGCGCTGCCCGGCGCCCGCGCGCACGGCGCCGACTTCAGCGACCAGGCCGTCGCCGCCGGGGCCGTCGCCGTCCTCACCGACGCCGCGGGCGCCGAGCGGCCCGCGCTGCGCGACGCCGGCGTCCCGATCCTCGTGCACGCCGACCCGCGCGCCGCCCTCGGCGAGATCGCCGCCTGGATCTACGGCGAGCCGTCGCTGCGGCTGTCCGTGCTCGGCGTCACCGGCACCTCCGGCAAGACCACGACGTCCTACCTGGTCGACGCCGGGCTCGAGGCCGCCGGGCTGACCACCGGCATGATCGGCACGGTCGAGACCCGGATCGCCGGCGAACGCCTGGTCAGCGGGTTCACCACGCCGGAGGCCCCGGACCTGCAGGCGCTGCTCGCGGTGATGCTGGAGCGCGGCGTGACGCACGTGGCGATGGAGGTCTCCAGCCACGCGCTCGCGCTCGGCCGGGCCAACGGCACCCGGTTCACCGTCGGCGCGTTCACCAACCTCTCCCAGGACCACCTGGACTTCCACAAGGACATGCAGGAGTACTTCGCCGCGAAGGCGCTGCTGTTCGACGGCCGCTCGACCACCGAGGTCGTCGTGGTCGACAGCGCGTGGGGACAGGCCCTGCTCACGCCGCAGACGGTCACCGTGACCACGGATCCCGGCACCGACGCCGCGTGGAAGGCCACCGACCTCGAAGCCACCCCGCACGGCGAGCAGACGTTCACCCTGCACGGCCCGGACGGCGTCAGCGCGCCCGCCCGGATCCCGCTGCCGGGCGAGTTCAACGTCGCCAACGCCGTGCTCGCCGCCGCGATCCTGAGCACCGCCGGGGTCGGCCTGGAGCACATCGTCGCCGGGCTCGCCCGGGTGCAGGTGCCGGGCCGGATGGAGCGCGTCCACGTCGGCCAGGAGTTCACCGCCGTCGTCGACTACGCCCACAAGCCGGCCGCGGTCGCCCAGGGCCTGGACGCGCTGCGTGCCCGCACCGACGGCCGGATCATCACCGTGCTCGGCTGCGGCGGCGACCGGGACACCGCGAAGCGCCCGATGATGGGCGAGGCGGCGGCCCGCCGCAGCGACATCCTGATCGTCACCGACGACAACCCGCGCTCCGAGGACCCCGCGGCCATCCGCGCGGCGATGCTGGCCGGCGCCCGGGGCGTCGGCCCGGCCGAAGGCGGCGAGATCGCCGAGATCGGCGACCGCCGCGAGGCCATCGCGCGCGCCGTCGCGCTCGCCGGCCCGGGCGACATCGTCTTCCTCGCCGGCAAGGGGCACGAGACCGGCCAGGAGGCCGGCGGCGTCGTGCACCCGTTCTCCGACCGCGACGAGCTGGCCGCGGCCATCCGCAACAAACTCGAGGTGAGTGTGTGA
- the murG gene encoding undecaprenyldiphospho-muramoylpentapeptide beta-N-acetylglucosaminyltransferase, producing the protein MSKPVKGTERTVAGKAPVVVVAGGGTAGHIEPALALADAVMRLRPDATVVALGTERGLENKLVPARGYALELIPPVPLPRKPTPELLRLPLKVRDSVRRTREVLERVGADVVVGFGGYVALPAYLAARGRTPIVVHEANQSPGLANKVGARFAARVAVAVPGTPLPKAEVVGIPLRRSITSLDRAALRAEAREYFGLDPDAPTLLVFGGSQGAQSINSAVSGAAKELADAGIGVLHAHGPKNTLVVQEFPGKPAYVPVPYLERMDLAYAAADVAICRSGAMTVAEVTSVGLPAVFVPLPIGNGEQATNARPAVTAGAALMVEDADLTAAKVAELVVPLTVDADRVAKMGAAAVGMGHREADELLAKIVLEAAGA; encoded by the coding sequence GTGAGTAAGCCCGTCAAGGGAACCGAGCGAACCGTCGCGGGCAAAGCGCCCGTGGTCGTGGTCGCCGGTGGTGGCACCGCAGGACACATCGAACCCGCCCTCGCCCTGGCCGACGCCGTCATGCGGCTGCGCCCGGACGCGACGGTGGTCGCGCTCGGCACCGAGCGCGGTTTGGAGAACAAACTCGTCCCGGCCCGCGGGTACGCCCTCGAGCTGATCCCGCCGGTCCCGCTGCCCCGCAAGCCCACGCCGGAGCTGCTGCGGCTGCCCCTGAAGGTCCGCGACTCGGTGCGCAGGACCCGCGAGGTGCTGGAGCGGGTCGGCGCGGACGTCGTCGTCGGCTTCGGCGGGTACGTCGCCCTCCCGGCCTACCTAGCCGCGCGCGGGCGCACCCCGATCGTCGTGCACGAGGCCAACCAGTCGCCGGGCCTGGCGAACAAGGTCGGCGCGCGGTTCGCCGCGCGCGTCGCGGTCGCCGTCCCCGGCACGCCGCTGCCCAAGGCCGAGGTCGTCGGGATCCCGCTGCGGCGGTCGATCACCTCGCTCGACCGCGCCGCGCTGCGCGCCGAGGCCCGTGAGTACTTCGGGCTGGACCCGGACGCGCCGACGCTGCTGGTGTTCGGCGGCTCGCAGGGCGCGCAGTCGATCAACAGCGCGGTGTCCGGCGCGGCGAAGGAGCTGGCCGACGCCGGCATCGGCGTGCTGCACGCGCACGGCCCGAAGAACACCCTGGTCGTGCAGGAGTTCCCGGGCAAGCCGGCGTACGTGCCGGTGCCCTACCTGGAGCGGATGGACCTGGCCTACGCGGCGGCCGACGTCGCGATCTGCCGCTCCGGCGCGATGACCGTCGCCGAAGTGACCTCGGTCGGGCTGCCCGCGGTGTTCGTCCCGCTGCCGATCGGCAACGGCGAGCAGGCGACCAACGCCCGCCCCGCCGTCACGGCCGGCGCGGCGCTGATGGTCGAGGACGCCGACCTCACCGCGGCGAAGGTCGCCGAGCTGGTCGTCCCGCTGACCGTCGACGCCGACCGGGTCGCGAAGATGGGTGCCGCCGCGGTCGGCATGGGCCACCGCGAGGCCGACGAGCTGCTCGCCAAGATCGTCCTGGAGGCCGCAGGTGCCTGA
- the ftsW gene encoding putative lipid II flippase FtsW has translation MTAVEQAKKRQPPPKRPRRERKESGFVVFRTALTAWLSRPLASFHLVLALTGVLTVIGIVMVLSASSVGSYDPKTGSGVYALFTKHLVFVALGGVVFWVGMRVKLERIRRMSATATVVCLGLLVLVLTPLGSTVNGSQGWFRIGDFTFQPVEAAKVALAFWGAHILVIKYNVIHQWRHLLVPVVPIALLMFALVMLQPDLGGTVTLAVVLLALLWFAGAPKRLFGVILAGGLAGVLVLALIAPYRLARVMSFLSPDPDTSAAGFQANQAKLALADGGFLGKGLGQGASNWGYLPNVQNDFIFALIGEELGLVGCVVVLALFGGVAVVGLRIATRNIDPWIRIVSGTLTVFLVAQAGINIGYVVGLLPVTGVTLPLISYGGTSLVITMLIMGVLANAARHEPEAVAALRTQGPGKFGRLLRLPAPDPYRPPATRKGAARAGAKAARPAPRAARPAPAQERRKSVREPVRRSAARTSTATSRGAARTTASRGTRSTANRRGHW, from the coding sequence GTGACGGCAGTTGAGCAGGCCAAGAAGCGGCAGCCACCGCCGAAGCGGCCGCGCCGGGAGCGCAAGGAGAGCGGCTTCGTCGTCTTCCGGACCGCGCTGACCGCGTGGCTCTCGCGCCCGCTGGCGTCCTTCCACCTCGTGCTCGCCCTGACCGGCGTGCTCACCGTGATCGGCATCGTCATGGTGCTCTCGGCGTCGTCGGTCGGCTCGTACGACCCGAAGACCGGCAGCGGCGTGTACGCGCTGTTCACCAAGCACCTGGTCTTCGTCGCGCTCGGCGGCGTCGTGTTCTGGGTGGGCATGCGGGTCAAGCTCGAGCGGATCCGGCGGATGTCGGCCACCGCCACGGTCGTCTGCCTCGGCCTGCTGGTCCTGGTGCTGACCCCGCTGGGGTCGACCGTGAACGGCTCGCAGGGCTGGTTCCGGATCGGCGACTTCACCTTCCAGCCGGTCGAGGCCGCGAAGGTCGCGCTCGCGTTCTGGGGCGCGCACATCCTGGTGATCAAGTACAACGTGATCCACCAGTGGCGGCACCTGCTGGTGCCCGTGGTGCCGATCGCGCTGCTGATGTTCGCCCTGGTCATGCTGCAGCCCGACCTGGGCGGCACGGTCACCCTGGCCGTGGTGCTGCTGGCTCTGCTGTGGTTCGCCGGCGCGCCGAAACGGCTGTTCGGCGTCATCCTCGCGGGCGGCCTGGCCGGCGTCCTCGTGCTGGCGCTGATCGCGCCCTACCGCCTCGCGCGCGTCATGTCGTTCCTCTCGCCGGACCCCGACACCAGCGCCGCCGGCTTCCAGGCCAACCAGGCCAAGCTGGCGCTCGCCGACGGCGGCTTCCTGGGCAAGGGCCTCGGCCAGGGCGCGTCCAACTGGGGCTACCTGCCGAACGTGCAGAACGACTTCATCTTCGCCCTGATCGGCGAGGAGCTCGGGCTGGTCGGCTGCGTCGTCGTGCTCGCCCTGTTCGGCGGGGTCGCCGTCGTGGGCCTGCGGATCGCCACCCGCAACATCGACCCGTGGATCCGGATCGTCTCCGGCACGCTGACCGTGTTCCTCGTGGCGCAGGCCGGCATCAACATCGGCTACGTCGTCGGCCTGCTGCCGGTCACCGGCGTCACGCTGCCGCTGATCTCCTACGGCGGCACCTCGCTGGTGATCACCATGCTCATCATGGGCGTGCTCGCGAACGCCGCCCGGCACGAACCGGAGGCGGTGGCCGCGCTGCGGACACAGGGGCCGGGTAAATTCGGGCGTCTGCTGCGGCTGCCCGCGCCCGACCCGTACCGCCCGCCCGCCACGCGCAAGGGGGCGGCACGCGCCGGGGCGAAGGCGGCCAGGCCCGCGCCCCGTGCGGCGCGGCCCGCCCCGGCGCAGGAACGGCGCAAGTCGGTCCGCGAGCCGGTGCGCCGCAGCGCGGCACGGACGAGCACGGCCACGTCTCGCGGGGCCGCGCGGACAACAGCGAGCCGTGGTACCCGGAGTACCGCGAACCGGAGAGGTCATTGGTGA
- the murF gene encoding UDP-N-acetylmuramoyl-tripeptide--D-alanyl-D-alanine ligase, translating to MIVLSLAEIADVVGGRLHRADPGAQVTGSVEFDTRKLVPGGLFVALPGEKVDGHDFAAQAVESGAVAVLAAREVDAPAIVVPPLAAGEAHERSVALTGDQDGSGAAVLGALAKLARYVVQRLAEGNLTVVGVTGSSGKTSTKDVIAQLLEPLGPTVAPPGSFNNELGHPWTALRADASTRHLVLELSARGPGHIAHLAEIAPPKIGVVLNVGSAHVGEFGSREGIAKTKGELVEALPEDGVAVLNLDDPLVAAMASRTKARVVFVGETASAHIRAERITLDDEARASFRLVTPAGDADVTLPLHGEHHVGNALSAAAVALELGATPAAIAAGLSSLERRSARRMEVVTRADGVTVLNDSFNANPESMRAGLKALAAMTRESGRRSWAVLGVMGELGADTIPAHDEIGRLVVRLNIAKLVVIGPEAAAMHQGATQEGSWGEEAKLVPDVEAAAALLHDQLRPGDVVLVKASKAAGLWRVAEALLDPGNSPQDNRERSNGGDA from the coding sequence GTGATCGTGCTCAGCCTGGCCGAGATCGCCGACGTCGTCGGCGGCCGGCTGCACCGCGCCGACCCGGGCGCCCAGGTGACCGGCAGCGTGGAGTTCGACACCCGGAAGCTCGTCCCCGGCGGCCTGTTCGTCGCCCTGCCGGGGGAGAAGGTCGACGGCCACGACTTCGCGGCGCAGGCCGTCGAGTCCGGTGCCGTCGCCGTGCTGGCCGCCCGGGAGGTCGACGCGCCCGCGATCGTCGTGCCTCCACTGGCGGCGGGGGAAGCCCACGAGCGGTCGGTCGCGCTGACCGGCGACCAGGACGGCTCCGGCGCGGCGGTGCTGGGCGCGCTCGCGAAGCTCGCCCGCTACGTCGTGCAGCGCCTGGCCGAAGGAAATCTGACCGTCGTCGGCGTCACCGGCTCGTCGGGCAAGACGTCCACCAAGGACGTCATCGCGCAGCTGCTCGAACCGCTCGGCCCGACGGTCGCGCCGCCCGGGTCGTTCAACAACGAGCTGGGCCACCCCTGGACCGCCCTGCGGGCCGACGCGAGCACCCGGCACCTGGTGCTGGAGCTGTCCGCGCGCGGGCCGGGCCACATCGCCCACCTCGCCGAGATCGCCCCGCCGAAGATCGGCGTGGTGCTCAACGTCGGCTCCGCGCACGTCGGCGAGTTCGGTTCCCGCGAAGGCATCGCGAAGACCAAGGGTGAGCTGGTCGAGGCGCTGCCCGAAGACGGCGTCGCGGTCCTCAACCTGGACGACCCGCTGGTCGCGGCCATGGCGAGCCGGACGAAGGCCCGCGTGGTGTTCGTCGGCGAGACCGCCTCCGCCCACATCCGCGCGGAGCGCATCACCCTCGACGACGAGGCCCGCGCGTCCTTCCGGCTGGTCACCCCGGCCGGCGACGCCGACGTCACGCTCCCGCTGCACGGCGAGCACCACGTCGGCAACGCGCTGTCCGCCGCGGCGGTCGCCCTCGAACTGGGCGCGACCCCGGCGGCGATCGCCGCCGGGCTGTCGTCGCTCGAACGGCGGTCCGCGCGGCGCATGGAGGTCGTCACGCGCGCCGACGGCGTCACGGTCCTCAACGACTCGTTCAACGCCAACCCCGAGTCGATGCGGGCCGGCCTGAAGGCCCTGGCGGCGATGACGCGCGAGAGCGGCCGCCGGTCCTGGGCCGTGCTCGGCGTGATGGGCGAGCTCGGCGCGGACACGATCCCCGCGCACGACGAGATCGGCCGGCTCGTCGTGCGGCTCAACATCGCCAAGCTCGTCGTGATCGGCCCCGAGGCGGCGGCCATGCACCAGGGGGCCACCCAGGAGGGCTCCTGGGGCGAGGAAGCGAAGCTGGTACCCGACGTCGAGGCCGCCGCCGCCCTGCTGCATGATCAGCTCCGTCCCGGGGACGTGGTGCTGGTCAAGGCCTCCAAAGCCGCCGGTCTCTGGCGGGTGGCCGAAGCTCTGCTCGACCCCGGGAACTCCCCCCAAGACAACCGAGAACGCTCGAACGGTGGTGACGCGTGA
- the murD gene encoding UDP-N-acetylmuramoyl-L-alanine--D-glutamate ligase, giving the protein MQIDGRHVLVAGAGVTGKSIVPVLVELGARVTVTDGNAERLAELDGLGAELVPGLAEPPSDVVLVVTSPGWRPTSPLLVAAAEAGVEVIGDVELAWRVGQLREHPPSWLVITGTNGKTTTAGMLESILRAAGAHAVACGNIGYAALDAVQAGYTVLAVELSSFQLHWSSTLAPDAAVVLNLAEDHIDWHGSMDDYGAAKGRAYANAKVVVHNADDEWSKRIADEHAPQSARRVAFRLDTPFAGELGLVEDLLVDRAFTADPAVSAEELATIADVRPAGPHNVSNALAAAALARAHGVTPDAVLKGLRGYQPAPHRAVEVAEVAGIRYVNDSKATNPHAAAGSLRAHESIVWIAGGQLKGASVDELVSSIAGRLRGVVLLGVDSPVIAAAVARHAPDVPVNSLHPGDHEPMTAAVSAASAMARPGDVVLLAPAAASLDMFTGYGERGDAFAAAVRVLHDDAAGAPSDGS; this is encoded by the coding sequence GTGCAGATCGACGGTCGTCACGTCCTGGTCGCCGGTGCCGGTGTGACCGGCAAGTCGATCGTTCCCGTGCTGGTCGAGCTGGGCGCGCGCGTCACCGTCACGGACGGCAACGCCGAGCGCCTGGCCGAGCTGGACGGCCTGGGCGCCGAGCTGGTGCCCGGGCTGGCCGAGCCGCCGTCCGACGTCGTCCTCGTCGTCACCAGCCCCGGCTGGCGCCCGACGTCGCCGCTGCTGGTGGCCGCGGCCGAGGCGGGCGTCGAGGTGATCGGCGACGTCGAGCTGGCCTGGCGGGTCGGGCAGCTGCGCGAGCACCCGCCGTCGTGGCTGGTCATCACCGGCACCAACGGCAAGACGACCACCGCGGGCATGCTCGAGTCGATCCTGCGGGCCGCCGGCGCCCACGCCGTGGCCTGCGGGAACATCGGCTACGCGGCGCTCGACGCCGTGCAGGCCGGGTACACCGTGCTGGCCGTGGAGCTGTCGAGCTTCCAGCTGCACTGGTCCTCGACCCTCGCGCCGGACGCCGCGGTCGTGCTGAACCTCGCCGAGGACCACATCGACTGGCACGGCTCGATGGACGACTACGGCGCCGCCAAGGGCCGCGCGTACGCCAACGCCAAGGTCGTGGTGCACAACGCCGACGACGAGTGGTCGAAGCGGATCGCCGACGAGCACGCGCCGCAGAGTGCCCGCCGCGTCGCGTTCCGGCTGGACACGCCGTTCGCCGGCGAGCTCGGCCTGGTCGAGGACCTGCTGGTCGACCGCGCCTTCACCGCCGACCCGGCGGTCAGCGCCGAGGAGCTGGCCACGATCGCCGACGTCCGCCCGGCCGGCCCGCACAACGTCTCGAACGCGCTGGCCGCGGCCGCGCTGGCCCGCGCCCACGGCGTCACGCCCGACGCCGTGCTCAAGGGCCTGCGCGGCTACCAGCCGGCGCCGCACCGGGCCGTCGAGGTCGCCGAGGTCGCCGGCATCCGGTACGTCAACGACTCGAAGGCGACCAACCCGCACGCGGCCGCCGGGTCGCTGCGCGCGCACGAGAGCATCGTGTGGATCGCCGGCGGCCAGCTCAAGGGCGCCTCGGTGGACGAACTGGTGAGCAGCATCGCGGGCCGCCTGCGCGGAGTTGTGCTACTCGGGGTGGATTCACCCGTGATCGCCGCCGCGGTTGCGCGACACGCGCCGGATGTCCCGGTGAACAGCCTCCATCCGGGTGACCATGAACCCATGACTGCGGCGGTGAGTGCGGCCAGCGCGATGGCCCGGCCAGGTGACGTGGTGCTGCTCGCACCCGCCGCGGCGTCGTTGGACATGTTCACGGGTTACGGCGAGCGCGGCGACGCGTTCGCCGCCGCGGTGCGCGTCCTCCACGACGACGCAGCGGGGGCGCCGAGTGACGGCAGTTGA
- the mraY gene encoding phospho-N-acetylmuramoyl-pentapeptide-transferase, which produces MISILIAAAAGLLVSILLTPYLIRVFSRQGFGQEIREEGPQGHKSKRGTPTMGGVAIIIAMVVGYFAAHLINWMFNARSGAPTVSGLLVLMLAVGLGVVGFLDDFIKIRKQRNLGLNKTAKLVGQLVVTIAFAVLALNFPNEQGITPASESLSYARDLALITFPSVIFVIFCYIVISGWSNAVNFTDGLDGLAGGAAAMVLATYVVISFWQERLSCANGPAAACYDVRDPLDLAVVAAAAAGACVGFLWWNAAPAKIFMGDTGSLALGGLVAGLSMTTRTELLAIVIGGLFMVEMISVVAQIAVFRTTRRRLFRMAPFHHHFELAGWAETTVIIRFWLLSAICCMFGLGLFYSEQLGG; this is translated from the coding sequence GTGATCAGCATCCTGATCGCGGCCGCTGCGGGCCTGCTGGTCTCCATCCTGCTCACGCCCTACCTGATCCGGGTCTTCTCCCGGCAGGGCTTCGGCCAGGAGATCCGCGAGGAAGGCCCCCAGGGACACAAGTCCAAGCGCGGTACCCCGACCATGGGCGGTGTCGCGATCATCATCGCGATGGTCGTCGGGTACTTCGCCGCGCACCTGATCAACTGGATGTTCAACGCCCGCAGCGGCGCGCCGACGGTCTCCGGGCTGCTCGTGCTGATGCTCGCGGTCGGCCTGGGCGTCGTCGGGTTCCTCGACGACTTCATCAAGATCCGCAAGCAGCGCAACCTCGGGCTGAACAAGACCGCGAAGCTGGTCGGCCAGCTCGTCGTCACCATCGCCTTCGCGGTCCTGGCCCTGAACTTCCCGAACGAGCAGGGCATCACGCCGGCGTCGGAGAGCCTCTCCTACGCCCGTGACCTCGCGCTGATCACCTTCCCGTCGGTGATCTTCGTGATCTTCTGCTACATCGTGATCTCCGGCTGGTCGAACGCGGTGAACTTCACCGACGGCCTCGACGGCCTGGCCGGCGGCGCGGCGGCGATGGTGCTGGCCACCTACGTGGTCATCTCGTTCTGGCAGGAGCGGCTCTCCTGCGCGAACGGCCCGGCGGCCGCCTGTTACGACGTCCGCGATCCACTCGACCTGGCGGTGGTCGCCGCGGCGGCGGCCGGCGCGTGCGTCGGGTTCCTCTGGTGGAACGCGGCCCCGGCGAAGATCTTCATGGGCGACACCGGCTCGCTGGCCCTCGGCGGCCTGGTCGCCGGGCTGTCGATGACCACCCGCACCGAGCTGCTCGCCATCGTCATCGGCGGCCTGTTCATGGTCGAGATGATCTCGGTGGTCGCGCAGATCGCGGTGTTCCGGACCACCCGGCGAAGACTGTTCCGGATGGCCCCCTTCCACCACCACTTCGAACTGGCCGGCTGGGCCGAAACCACGGTGATCATCCGGTTCTGGCTGTTGTCGGCGATCTGCTGCATGTTCGGCCTCGGCCTGTTCTACTCCGAGCAGCTCGGGGGCTGA